The DNA sequence CAAGGATTCTCCGCAAAACTGGTGCCCGACCTGTCACACCGTGCTTGCCAATGAGCAGGTGGAAGAGGGACTGTGCTGGCGGTGTGAGTCCGAAGTCGAACAAAAGGACATGGAACAATGGTTCCTGCGGATCACGGACTATGCGGACGAGTTGCTGAAAGATCTTGAGCAGCTCGAAGGCGGATGGCCGGAGCGCGTGCTGACCATGCAGCGCAACTGGATCGGCAAATCGTACGGTGCCGAGCTGACCTTTCAGGTCAAGGACATGAACGAGACCATCGATGTGTTCACCACCCGGCCTGACACCTTGTACGGTGCGACATTCATGTCTGTGGCCGCTGAACACCCATTGGTGGACACCTTGATCGCCGATGCGGAAAATAAAGATGAAATTGAAAGTTTCATTAACAATATCAGAAATATGGACCGCATCAAACGCGGTGCTGATGATCTGGAAAAAGAAGGGATTTTCACTGGCCGCTATTGTGTGAATCCGGTCACGGGTGAAGACATTCCCATTTTCGTGGCCAACTTCGTTTTGATGGGATACGGCACCGGTGCTGTTATGGCGGTTCCGGCGCACGATCAGCGTGATTTCGAATTTGCCACCAAGTACGGACTGACCAAGAAAGTGGTTATCAATCCGCCTGAACTGCATGAAAAGGGTGAGGTGCTGGACGCCGCTGATTTGACTGAAGCGTATTCCGCTCCTGGTTTCCTGATTCATTCAGGGGAGTTTGATGGCATGGCCAATGAGCCTGCCCAGAAAGCGATTGTTGAGCATCTGGATGCGTCCGGTGCTGGCAAAATGGCCGTCAACTACCGTTTGCGCGACTGGAACATTTCCCGTCAGCGTTTCTGGGGTGCACCCATTCCGGTCATCTATTGTGATGATTGCGGTGTGGTGCCGGTTCCCGAGGACCAGCTTCCCGTCTTGTTGCCAGCGAATGCCCAGGTCCGCAAGGATGGCAAATCCCCGCTGCCCACCATGGACGAATTCGTGAATTGCACGTGTCCCAAATGCGGCAAGCCCGCGCGGCGGGAGACGGATACATTTGATACATTCTTCGAATCATCCTGGTACTATCTGCGGTATTGTGACCCTCGCAACGAAACAGAAGCGTTGGGTTCGGAGCACGTGGATTACTGGATGAACGTGGACCAGTATATTGGTGGTATTGAACATGCCATTTTGCATTTGCTGTATTCCAGATTCTTTACCAAGGCCTTGCGTGATACCGGATTCATTTCGACAACCGAGCCTTTCTCCAACCTGTTGACACAGGGAATGGTGCTCAAGGACGGCGGCAAGATGTCCAAGTCCAAGGGCAACGTTGTTGATCCCAAATCCATGATCGAGCAATATGGCGCGGATGCCACCCGCTTGTTCATTCTGTTCGCTTCACCGCCGGTCAAGGAATTGGAATGGTCGGATCAAGGCCTCGAAGGTGCTTTCCGTTTCCTGAGTCGCCTCTGGCGTTTGGTGGAAGAGCTGGAAGACATCTTGGAACCGGCCTGGCCGACAACCGCGACTGATCCGCAGTCCGATGCGGCCAAGAAGCTTCGTTTCAAAGAACATGACACGATTCGTCGGGCAACCAGAGACATCGAGAATGAATTCCAGTTCAATACGGTCATTGCGGCTGTCATGGAACTGGTCAATGAGATGTATCATCTCAAAGACGAATTGAAGACAAGTGATCCCATGGCGTTGTCGTCGGCTATCGCCACGGCAGTGACCCTGCTTTCGCCTGTGACTCCTCACATTTG is a window from the Pseudodesulfovibrio sp. JC047 genome containing:
- the leuS gene encoding leucine--tRNA ligase, translated to MALGKYIPEAIEKKWQDIWKESGCFEVETDPGKPKYYVLEMFPYPSGKIHMGHVRNYSIGDVVARFKSMQGFNVLHPMGWDAFGLPAENAAIKHETHPATWTHQNISEMREQLQRLGYSYDWRREIATCRPEYYKWEQKFFLKFLEKGLAYRKDSPQNWCPTCHTVLANEQVEEGLCWRCESEVEQKDMEQWFLRITDYADELLKDLEQLEGGWPERVLTMQRNWIGKSYGAELTFQVKDMNETIDVFTTRPDTLYGATFMSVAAEHPLVDTLIADAENKDEIESFINNIRNMDRIKRGADDLEKEGIFTGRYCVNPVTGEDIPIFVANFVLMGYGTGAVMAVPAHDQRDFEFATKYGLTKKVVINPPELHEKGEVLDAADLTEAYSAPGFLIHSGEFDGMANEPAQKAIVEHLDASGAGKMAVNYRLRDWNISRQRFWGAPIPVIYCDDCGVVPVPEDQLPVLLPANAQVRKDGKSPLPTMDEFVNCTCPKCGKPARRETDTFDTFFESSWYYLRYCDPRNETEALGSEHVDYWMNVDQYIGGIEHAILHLLYSRFFTKALRDTGFISTTEPFSNLLTQGMVLKDGGKMSKSKGNVVDPKSMIEQYGADATRLFILFASPPVKELEWSDQGLEGAFRFLSRLWRLVEELEDILEPAWPTTATDPQSDAAKKLRFKEHDTIRRATRDIENEFQFNTVIAAVMELVNEMYHLKDELKTSDPMALSSAIATAVTLLSPVTPHICEELWQALGHEAGLTSQSWPTFDEKALIKDEVTMVVQVNGKMRAKFQAPNNAPKDEMEKIALGLENVVKFIEGKTVRKVIVIPNKLVNIVAN